The genomic window AGGGGATTTTCAAACAGAAATGGACATGATACGATTACACAGTCTTCTTATTTAGCGTGTTCCTTGAGAGAATATTTTGATAAAGAGACGAGGATGCAGGCAGGTCTCTTGTTCCTTTGGCCAAACTGATACGGTGAACTGTAGGTGCTCTACGAATGATCGGTGATAAGAGGTAAGAAGGAGAAATTCAAAAGACTAATTAGGCAAGTCACCTAAATTGGTGACACCTAAGAGGAATCTCGAGAGGAGGGTCACAGAACTTGACTTTTGCCACGAAGATGTGATTTGTCACCATGAAATATATGCACATTATTCGAGGAAGGAGCAGCTGACACTTAAAACACTACATGCCAGTCCTGTAACAGTGGACCTGTTTTGAGGCTAGAAAACTGTCCCCGCTATAAATTGTGAAAAGTATTTATAAATGTATTTGTGACCTAAAGTTACTAATGGATGCCAAGATATTACTGTCTGACACTGCTGTTTTCTTACAGAATGAATAGGGACAAATTTTGACGATAGCATTTGACTTGGTAAAAAATGGTAAAATGCAGCTCTATAGCAGCTACAATTGGCATACAGAAGAAAATAAATGTAGTGAATGCTGGAACTTCCAAACGTTTCATTCCTAACTGTCATATTAACTATATCCCAACTATTCCTATTTCAATCTTAACAGAGCTCATCTGTGCTAAGGCTAAACATCATTTGCTTAAAAAAACACTGACTGAAGTGGAATGTCTTTTAAAGGAAGCAACTGAAAATGTGATCCCTGAAGACAAAATATGTGAAGCACATGCAATGAGTGGTACAGGCAGCATGGAATAATGGAGGTATATTACAACAGTGTGTTGAACATTTATTTATATCCGACATTAGGAGCAGTGGCCCCGATAGTTCCATTGGCTCTGGCCATGAATTAGATGATGTTTTCCCATTGTCTAAATAGTGTACAGTTATAGTGTACTTAAATGAACAGGGAAATTTTccaaacacaaacatttcttctagttcaaaaaaaaaagtaacactggccccattaaaattaagaaaagattttgGTAATAAACAAAAGAAAGTATTGCCATTTGTTCAGTAGGTTTTGAGTTATGACGTTATAACTAAGCTGTTTACAAATGAAACAATTCATttacgtttaaaaaaaaattaatgtagctgTGGCCTTActtaaaattaagaacagatttttgACATGTGTACATAAATCTTTAACATAAGTGAATTGATTTTTTTAACTTGATTGCAGTTGGAGATAAAGGTTTTCAAGTGATTTTCTATCACCACAGAGAGCGATGCACTGTGGTGGCTGTCTGCACACATATTGCCGTGACAGCTTTGCTACTTCGGACCTTAAATGTCAAGGGCCAACCAGTTCAAGTCATTACTTTCTGTAGGTAACTTGCTACAGCTGCTAATTATTTGAAGACAAGCATTTTTATAGCCATCAGCTGTACACATTCAACTTTATTCTTTACTGGTTTTGATTACTACAACTACCATCACTGGAAGAAAAGCATTACACCAGATGGATCAAAAATACATATTACTCACAAATGACTGAACAGCATGTTAAATGCATTGATGTTCCACAGTGCAAAGACTTTTCTGCAACCTGTTATACATTGTAGTTTAACCTATCTGTGTGATTTATGACATTAGCCAAATCATGCGTTCATTACACGCCACTCAGGAACACAATTGTGTTTGGTATGCTGTTGGGTCATTTAAGAGGAGTATACATTTTTGATCCATCTAATGTACTACTTTTCTTCCAGTGATGATGGTTATAATCACTGAAACTCGTGAAGAATAAAGTTGAGTGCGTACAACCGATGGCTATAAAAATGCCTTTCTTCAGACAGTTTAGGCCAGATTACAGCTCCAGGTACATGACTCAGGAATACCAATTACTACTTCTCCACTAGATTACCAAATATCTGAAAGATTTAATGGAATGTCTGAAGAATAAGGAAGAATAAACACAAGACACTGACGGAAATGGTCTAGTGCGGCATTTCCCACATTTATAAAATTCATTTCTAGTATTAAAATTAGATCCCCAGCATGATATAAATTTGTATGATGTACTGAATGAAATTTTGTAAGAGACGATGTGCCAAAGAGACAGCTGCACCTCTCAACACAGGTTAAAAAACATTGGTATGACCACAAAGTAGCATAATACTATCAGAAAAAAGGTGACAAATTTACCTGGACAGCCATCTGCAATGGTGTAGCTTGGTGATAGAAATGTACAGTTCCAGGTTCTGATGGAAACCAACCAAGACCTTCCATCTCGGCATCAGTGAGAGATGGAAGTCCGGGGCATGCTCTACCCGTCAATAGTGTAAAAACTGTATGAATAGTTCTTCGCTGAGTTAATTCTACATAGCGATGGAATCTTCCTTGCAAGTGCATCTGATGTTTATCTGAAGTAGTAAAGCTCTTCTCACAAAGAAGGCAATGGTGCTGCTCTTTTGTCTGTGGATGTTCCAGTGACAAGTGATTAACAAAATCCCCCTGGAAAATGAAATGTAATTGAATATTTATATTTCCATCACATGATGTGCAAATTTTTTCATTCAGCATGCAACTAGCAGTAAATTCGTATACAGTTCAAATGAAAATCTAGAGTGCCTTCTGCTACATTAGGTTTTAGCACTGTTTCACAATTGCTATCACAGACTTCTGTGAGTTATAAATGGGACTCAGTAGATGAAGTCATGCTAAGGAACCCATGCCAGGAAATATATAGTTTGAATGTAAATAATATTAAAagtggatcactttcaaatttcccaCTTCATAGTACACATGCAGTGGAGACAACAAGCTCTGACCTGTGAGCTCTACAGGAGTCCACTGCATGAGCCATGTTTTGTGCACTTGTCATTGTGAACTCTTTTATGTGGTGAAGTATGTTTCCTTTAAAATCAAGAGTGTAGCTCATCCCTGGAGCACAACCGTCGACCCTCCTCCTTATGAACCTAACTTTGTCGCAGCCATTATTATAGCCAGAAAAATTGTATATATGTTACAATTACAAATGCGGCTGACCCTGGCACCCTCTTCTCTGTTTGCGTGTGTACCATCaagcaggagatttgaaagtgatatcAACTTCTTACTTATTTATAACAAAATGGTGCGTTTGTAAATGTGGGTTCCttgtcaaaactttatctactaagatCCCTCTATAACCTGTATAACTATGACAACAACAAATCACTATATTCATCTATTTTACTGAAATGGGAAAACTAGATTGGATTTTAATATTGACAGAGAACAGGTTATCACATAAATTAAAGATTATAAAAGTGATGGGCAGATATATAAAAGATGTCTTTGTAGGGCTGGTGAACCAAGGTAGAATTTGAGTCTGCGTGTGATGTGGTTTGACCAAGAATAACTCACAAATATGGGGTAAAAGTTGTAATGTTCCATAGCTACATCATTATACTTGGGAATATTTTAGCCACCTTACAGTAAaggggaaaaattacaaataaataaataaataatgtatgggAACTCTTCTTAAAGCTCATCGAAAATTACTTAAAATTAGTAGCGCTGACCCTCACCAAATATAAGATAAgatactttattgtcacataacatgtttttatacaatcatttgattgagaacattggtgactcgtcagtctttaacctaagttgttacaatattttatatactacaggaaatacgcaatacatacattgcttattataataaaaatacaacattatattCTAAATCTTTTCGTAACTCATCGAATCATTACCATAGCCTTCACACACCTATATGAAGTATGGATGTACTGAACGGGATACAAACCGCCATTCAAATTATAATtctatatataaacatgaatatacagtgaacgtgtatactttgtatctatatggcttcgaaagtataccatttgtacttgtatctttactccctattcctatttataaattcttctaaactATAACATTGCTTTTTAatcatttagaaattcttctagactataacaacatttgctttttaggtatgtgccaatggtctccaatgtggattccccaaatattgaccttatcttatttctgatcttcagagccatgtaatatggagtattttcatatactgtgagtctgtgacaaggtagcatgtatttcaatttatgtcaagtttcataggcatgtgtgaatgtatttccttCAATATTTCAATCTTATTGGCTATATACACACATGACCCTTACATAGACTGTCAGTAAGTATGACACATTAGCcatcagagtaaaaaaaaaaaaaaccaagcgagatggctcagtggttagcacactggactcacattcgggaggttcaaaacccacgtccagccatcctgatttaggttttccgtgattttcataaatcgcttcaggcatatgctgggatggttcctttgaaagagcacagccgacttccttattCACTCTTTCCTAAACCAATAGGACCAATGCCCtagctgtttggtccactcccccaaaACGACAATCAGAGTAAAAAGGGCTAATAAATAAGCAGAAAACACTTGTACATTCAGTAAAATAAAGATTTTACCACATTTCTCAGACAGGAGCTAGATTTTGGACATAAAAAACGGGAGAAACCATGATTCCAGTTCCAGCAAATAATCAAACAAGCTTTAGAACAGTACACACCTAGCAAAAAAATTAAAGGCTGTAACCCTTATTAGTAAACAAATAATATAAGAAAGCTTCTTTAATAGAAAAAAAACATTACTTATTGCACAATAGGAAAAAAGCAAAGCATAAATCCATAGACAGGCAGATGTTAACAGAAACACACCTGGTTAGTAGAAGTGCAAAGTGTGAAACCTACAATAAATACCATAACAATGTACAAACCTACAATAAATACCATAACAATGTACCTATCACAGAGACCCTCTCTAAGGCCTTTAGATATTTTGTTCATATGTGAAGGCTGTAAGTGTCCCAAAAATTTGTATCCTGATATCTATTGACAAGACAAGGGCTAAAACATTTAATGGCATAACAAgtcaaaattttaaatttggtttttaAATGTTCCTTCACAGAGGGGAAATCATGGAATATTGCCACTATTCATTTGCTGTAAAGTTACAAAGATGAGTGATACTGTAATTGTACTAGTTTGGTACTTAAATAGCCTGGAAAGAAAACAATGACATTAAACTCATATATCCAAGTAAACAGGTAGCTGACTTCAAAGATCAAGTGTTAGCTTTTACACAGCGGCTGATGGTGTATACAAATACTCTTTCacttaatgtttaataataataataatgttactgGCCTCTTTCTAATCCTAAGTAACATACCTAGCTAAAAATTATCAGTTTCATCCCTACATTTAACATGTGAATTATATAACATAATGTGACAGAATTCAGCACTTACCTCTGATCTGAATGCTAGATGACAGCGCTGACAGTGATATGGGTGCTGCCTGATGTGGGAACTCCGCTCTGCAAAGTTCTTTAATTCTATTCCACAAGCCTGACAATCAATTTTACCACCATCTTGGCCCATGCGGTTACAGTCACCACCAGATTTGCAAGCTTCTAATTCATCATTCTGCAATGAAACTTGTTGATCAATTAATGAACACCGGGCATTTGGTGTAGCCATTTCACCTCTGTGGTGGATGGGAAAATGAGGCTCTTTGTTCGAAAAAACAGTAATATCTGGACATTTTTGCTTGGATTTAGATGCTGACTTTGTGTAATCACAGTCCCAAAAACATTGCTTCTTCACAGTAGACTTCGAATCTGTCCACTCAGAATGCctctttttcgaatttttttccgcTTTTTGCCGTTCTTCAAACTTCTTCCTGAGTATTTTATCCCTTGAGCTGCTGTAATGCACAGAAGGTCTTTCTTCATTACTTGATGTATGAGAAGACTCATGATAATTATGCTTACTCTCACACATACTGGTAAAATGCTTTTGATTGTATTCACCTGGAGTTGAGACTGAAGCATTATTCACTTTAGTATCTGAAAACACTTCAACACTTTGCCTCCTTTGTGGCAATTCAATATTGGGCAAAATCTCCTGACAGTCTGACTCAATTCTCCTGCAATCTTTCCCCCGTTCTTCAGTGAAATTCTTATCGTGTTTCAACATTCCTTTGTATTTCTTCCCACTCTTTAAGGGTACTGTATCACAAACTAAAGCAGACTGTAATTCAATCTGTTCATCAGGAAAATTGTTTGCTTCAATTATGTTATGCAATGATTCACAGGAGCTGATGCTTAATGAATTAGTATCACTGTGTTTTGAATTCTTAGGCTCACTTAAATCACCCTTTTCCTTCCTTCTGATAATCTTCTTTTGGCTTGCTATGGAAGTATCAATAGCTCCCCATTCATGCTCATTCCCATTATTCTTCTTACCAGAAGCATGCATATTATCCTTACATTTAATCTTGTGGGCCTTTTCCATAATTCCTGTGGGAATTTTCAAATTACTTTGTGACCTTGCATCTACAACATGAGGTGAAAATTTACGTTTTTGCATTCGTTTGGCCAGTTCTTCAACATTTGAATCTCTCTTCAGCATCACTACAGGTTGCCAGTATTTCTCTGTAGCTGCagatagacagagaaagcttttgtaTCTTGTACTCCCATCTGGTGAACGTTTGATAATAACGCGAGGTAGTTCTTTGATGCActcatctgaatttttttttatgcttTTGTCATTTGGCTTTCTTACCTCTTTCGTGTGCTTCACATGTTGAACTTCAACAGAATAACTTGCCGTTTTTCTGGAACTGATACTGTCAGCTTTCACCATATTAAAAGTTTTGTCAATGTTGTCATGAGATTTGGATATGCTGCCACTGTATGAATCTTCTGTGTTCCCTTGTTTTCCTCTTATTTCAATGAAACTCTGTTCATCTCTATGCCTATACATATCACTGCTGTTTTTAGAACCCAATGTGTCCAATTTACAAATTTCTCGTTTATAAAGATTTGAACATGAAGCTCTCTCTTCGACATTACATACATATCTTGAAAAAGGATCCTTTTTATCCACTTTAGTTTTTCCTCCATGGCCAGGGTGATCTCTGTTTCGTTTCAGTATAAGTCTCTGAACTAAAACAATGGGATTAGATAAGATGTCAGATTTTGAATTATTGTCCACAGATTCGATGACATAATTATTGTTTTTCTCTCTCTTGTATCCACAAGGATTAGAATTGTTCCCATGGGTAACATGCCACGTGTTTTGTTTTAATGAAGAGGAATTAAGTGGAGATCTGTGCATACTAGTCTCTGCTTTGTCAAACTGTAAGGTGGCACTTacttttttagaatttttttccaAACATTCACTCATAAAATCATCTTTCTGTTTTCTGACTTCTGATGATatacttatttctttcagtttcttacTCATTTTACTATACAGTTTGTCCTTAGATTTGGGCCACTTCCAACGACTTTGAGTTTTGCAGTAATAAGGCCAGCTTTTGGTGACAGTTTTTTTTATCCTGTTTTTCATTTTGTAACCACTGCATTTGTCTTTCCCAGACAAATCAAATATCTTATCCCAGCTCAACCTACATTTCAGATCAATAAGTTCATTGTTAGCCTGTGTATAATTTTCTTCTGCTGAACTTCTTTTACTTGTGCCAGAACTTTCTTCCATATTTAGATTCTGGCACTGTAAACCATTCTTCATAGTTAGATTATTTAGTGTTGTTGGAGAGCAAGCCAGAGATTGGTTTTTACCTGAATTTCTTTCACAAGTTGTGTTCCCTAATGGAACCTCCGGCTCTACATCTGAGTTCTGAAGCTCTGAAATAACTTCTTCTTCCAAATAAGGCCAATCAGAAACTGAGTCAGCTTGTAACACTCCCGTATTGTAATAATCAACTTCTTCTCCAAAAAAGGAAAATTCCCCATGCATGTCAGAGGTAGTGATATTCTGATTCTCTCTGTCCTCCTTGAGTAAAACGGTGGTCATTGCCTTTAACCTGTTTGAGTCTGCTAGTTCATTAATGTGTGTCGTACTTGATACTGTGCTGTTCTGATATTCATCTGTACATTCTGTAGAAAAATGTCTAAATTCCACTGTATCTTCTTGAGTGCTGCAGGGAACTATGTCCATCAACAGATTCTGAGGAGATTGCCTTGACGATTCATCCTCACTAACAATAACACAGTTTGAATTCATGCAAACATCATCAGAAATAATTGCAGTTGTAATGACATCGGATTCAGAACACACATCCACAGACGAAATGTGTGTGCCAATATTTCCTTCAGAGTGCAACACATTTTCATGACTTTCAGGATATACAACAACACAAGGAACATCAATGTCATTTTCTTCATCCAGAATACCATCATGTGTTCCTGATACAATTGTGACATCATCGGCTTCTACATAAGATTCGACACAAGGCAACTCATCTTCAAACAAGAACAATGACTCTGCTTTGTCATTAAAATTACAGTCAACAACCTCAGTATTGGCTTCTTCAAATGTACTTGTGCTACTAATAATTACTTCTGATTCATCTGCTGGTTCTAAATTGGAATTCTGTGTTTTCGAACCCACTTGATTTGTTTTCTGAGCAGACAGTCCTAAAACTTGTTGTTCAGAGCCTGAACACATTTCATTTAATGCCAACCAGGAATTTTGTGTTACTGCGGAATCTCTATCATTCATGGCATCAACATCATGATGTATAAGAACTGGACACTTCTCTGTGGTTGTATTCTTGCTGTACAGTAACTCGGACTCAACAACACTACAAATTGTGTCTTCTAGAAATGAACTGTAAGAGGACGTTTCAGTAACAAGACAGTTCTTGCCTTTTTCACTTTGTGAGATCCCATTACAGGTGTCTTCGTTGTTTAATATAGAATTTTCTTCTTCTACTTCGTACGGAATAAACGCAGCAGGTGCTAGACAGTCTGTATCAGTTTCTCCAAAAAATGATTTTAGTGGCAATAGCTTCTGATGATGAGAAGATAGTTCAGTGATTACCTGTCTGCTAGGAGTTAAAGACCCTTCTTGGTTGACAGATTTATCATTATGACAATGATCTTCCTGTTTTGCAGAATCATCTTTCAATTTTTTAATAATTGTAGAATTGGAGCCTGTGTTTGTTTTGTGGTGACGTgaacttttaaataaatgtttgctCAGAATCTTTTGGTAATTACCACCAAAAACATTGTTTTTAATGGAGAACAGTATAGAAAGTGTATCATCATTTCCATTAAGAGAATGTTTACtatcaatttttttgtcatttacacAGCTATTTCCTTCTGAGTTACACATTTGATCCTGTATTAGCAAAATTTTACTTCTAGTTGTTGAGGCCATGCAGGTTGTAGCAACTGTATCAATATTCTTCGACAGTTTGTTGTCAATGACATCACGCCTACTGAAACGGGTTGTCTCAAATGTGGATACATCCTTCTCATCACGAGTACATGCTATGGATTCTTTGAATACTGGTGCATGATGAAATTTGATTGAAGCCACATCCTTATGTGAGTGACTATAATCATTGTAACCCAAGTGATGTAGCCACAAATTGACACAAGATTCTGATATTTTAAAGAGAATACTTGTGCTTTCTAAATCCTGTGAAACACCAGACTGTCCCTGGATGCACTCATCTTGAAAAGCATCTGAATTGATAAACAACTGAGGTAAATTTGAAACTTCTGGTAAATTTTTGTATCCTGGTTTTTCTCCATTTTCTGAAATTGCAGGTCTCAAGCACAGCCTTCTACAACCTACTCTTCCTTTACCACTTTGTTCCACAAGTGTTTTCAGTGCTTCCACAATTCCCTTATAATAGCCTTGGTTATCCACCTGAGGATATTGTAGAAACAAGCTCAGTCCAATTTCATCAGAATCCCCAAAAATAGTGGTAACATATCTGTTTTTATACTGAAACATTTCTGCTTGTGAACTTCTTGCAGCATGTGAAGCAAAACTGAATTTAGCATTCATCTGACCACTTCCATGAGCTCTTTCATTCCCCAGTTGTGTGGGATGGGAATATTCTGCAGATCTCTGAAATACACCTTCTCTACTGAGAGTTTTGTCACTGGTCAAGAATCTCTTTTTACTGGAATCCAATGTGCCTGTTATATAGTGATCATGTGTCCTCAAGTTTTTTCCAGAGAACAGTTTTCTCCTTATTAAGCACATTGTAGCTCTATCTAACACCAAATTAACTGGCAATAAAAAACTTTTTGTTCCAGTTCTGGTAAAAGCACTCTCAGAAACTGACTGCTCTGAAAAtaaacatctgcaaaaaatagatatAACTTCATTCATTGTAGCAGCTGATGCAGGTATAATATTACTGCTGTTATTAAACAGATGTGCAACTCCCACCTTGTTTGAATCTGGCACTATGTTTCCAGCTGGTGTACATGAACTTCGCCACATATGGTTCACCATACCACGTTTATTTGAAAAACTTACAAGGGAGCTCTTATCATTGGACATACATTTAGGAGGCAGTTTTCCAACTCCTTTATGCATTTCCAGTTCACAaaattgattacgaacagacaaGTGTCTTTCTAGGATTTCATACTTATCAGTAGCCATAGAAGAACTTGTGAAGCTACCGCATACTTCTCTCTTGTGTCTTAGTGTGACAGTTTTATAATCACATTTTGTACTGCTTTCAACATGAATATTTAAATCATTCTTAGCAGTTGTAGTTAACTGACATGCATTACGTGCGACTTCATCATAATGTTGCATAATCCCTTTGTTCTTCATTTCCAAAGTAGACTGAATTGCTCTGCAATTTACTGGACACTGCTTTTGGCACCTTATTTCCAAAACTGATTCCTTCACACCTTTTTCCAAACAACCGTGTGTTACAAAATTTTCTGCATGTGTACATTTATCTAGACTTGTATTCTGCTCAGATGCCATATTACAGATACTGATATTTTCAATATACAATTGTGATCTTTCTGCACCATTTTTATTATCTGTAGCTTCATTTACATCTGCTTTTGAATTCCACTCATGAGGGATGTAAGGATACACTTTATCACgtaattttttttcattccttGAAGCAgagcaataataataatcatcatcatcattgtcatcagggATGTCAGTCCTTGCATAAGCATTAGAAAAACTGTATCTGCATTTCAAGGTGCTTTTGCCTTTTTTCCCAGTAGTTAGTTCTTCAAATGCATCTACAGCAATGTCTTCTAAATTATTATTTCTTGATAATGTCATAAGTTCATCACTAGAATGTTTAGTTCCATTAGATGCTTCAAAAGGAAAATTGAACTCATCCTTTTTTACCTTGTTCCAATCTTTTAACTGTTCACATAGTGGTTCACAAGATACATTTTTTCCTTCATAATTAATGTCTGGAGACACAGAATCTGTCTTCTGCAAGAAGTTGACAGATGTTCCTTGCTTAGCATCACATGATTGCTTTTCTTCATTCTTAACAAAAACAGTTGTTGAAATACTTGTTTTCTCGGCTAACAAACATTTGCTTATTGAGTGTATACCCTGTGTATCTGAACTTTGTTTTTTATTGTATATGGTAGGAGATAATGTCTCTCTTGTTGAAGTGTTTATACTATCAGAGTTTTGCAATACAGTTTCAGTATTATCCTCTGGGGACTTGTTTTCTATCAGACACACACTATTTTCCTCCTTATTTTCATGTCCATGAGCTAGTGCTATGGGTTTTTCTATGTGCCGCTTTGCACCAACATTTAATTCTGAAGTGTCTTGGTCAGACTGCACAGTCTCAGTTTCACTGATGCTGCTTCTCAACAAAATACAATCATTTTCTAGAGCTCCAGACTCACCAGTAACATTCACTTGCGgtccatctgcatttctgcttgacAACTGATCTCCAAGTGTACGCTCTGTAACATTGTCACCAGTATTTACTGGCTGAATGTGTTCATAAACAATTACTCCACTTCTATGAACTGTTTCTTCATTAGTTGAACTGGTGGTAACTGGCGAAATTTCGCTCAAATTTCCTCCTCCACACTCCACAACAAAGAGTGGTGTACCATTACTGCTCAAAACCACATCTGGAAGTCTTGGAGATGCCACATCTTCTGTCTCTTCATCCCAGGTTGCTAAAAATTGCCGAACATCTAGCTGTCCTATTTTCTGACACTTCTGCTTCACACTATGGGCTGTTCTGTATTCTGACTTCATAATATCACTAACATGCGATAAATTTCTCTTCATCTGAGGATTTGCAGTAGATTCATAAAACTTTTCTGTACCAAAATCAGGTTGAATTACTTTATTACTTCCAGCAACTTCTGATTCACCAACTGAAGAAACTACAGGACCAGAAGAACTCAACACATCAGGCCCACCTCCTGGATTCAGCACTGGACCAGGCATGAACTGTTTACTGTAGGGATCAAAGTTTGTCAGCATCTGAGTGCCAGGAAAGTCATTTCCTGCAGAATTGTTGAAGGGCACAGTAC from Schistocerca nitens isolate TAMUIC-IGC-003100 chromosome 5, iqSchNite1.1, whole genome shotgun sequence includes these protein-coding regions:
- the LOC126260730 gene encoding uncharacterized protein LOC126260730, producing MNAKFSFASHAARSSQAEMFQYKNRYVTTIFGDSDEIGLSLFLQYPQVDNQGYYKGIVEALKTLVEQSGKGRVGCRRLCLRPAISENGEKPGYKNLPEVSNLPQLFINSDAFQDECIQGQSGVSQDLESTSILFKISESCVNLWLHHLGYNDYSHSHKDVASIKFHHAPVFKESIACTRDEKDVSTFETTRFSRRDVIDNKLSKNIDTVATTCMASTTRSKILLIQDQMCNSEGNSCVNDKKIDSKHSLNGNDDTLSILFSIKNNVFGGNYQKILSKHLFKSSRHHKTNTGSNSTIIKKLKDDSAKQEDHCHNDKSVNQEGSLTPSRQVITELSSHHQKLLPLKSFFGETDTDCLAPAAFIPYEVEEENSILNNEDTCNGISQSEKGKNCLVTETSSYSSFLEDTICSVVESELLYSKNTTTEKCPVLIHHDVDAMNDRDSAVTQNSWLALNEMCSGSEQQVLGLSAQKTNQVGSKTQNSNLEPADESEVIISSTSTFEEANTEVVDCNFNDKAESLFLFEDELPCVESYVEADDVTIVSGTHDGILDEENDIDVPCVVVYPESHENVLHSEGNIGTHISSVDVCSESDVITTAIISDDVCMNSNCVIVSEDESSRQSPQNLLMDIVPCSTQEDTVEFRHFSTECTDEYQNSTVSSTTHINELADSNRLKAMTTVLLKEDRENQNITTSDMHGEFSFFGEEVDYYNTGVLQADSVSDWPYLEEEVISELQNSDVEPEVPLGNTTCERNSGKNQSLACSPTTLNNLTMKNGLQCQNLNMEESSGTSKRSSAEENYTQANNELIDLKCRLSWDKIFDLSGKDKCSGYKMKNRIKKTVTKSWPYYCKTQSRWKWPKSKDKLYSKMSKKLKEISISSEVRKQKDDFMSECLEKNSKKVSATLQFDKAETSMHRSPLNSSSLKQNTWHVTHGNNSNPCGYKREKNNNYVIESVDNNSKSDILSNPIVLVQRLILKRNRDHPGHGGKTKVDKKDPFSRYVCNVEERASCSNLYKREICKLDTLGSKNSSDMYRHRDEQSFIEIRGKQGNTEDSYSGSISKSHDNIDKTFNMVKADSISSRKTASYSVEVQHVKHTKEVRKPNDKSIKKNSDECIKELPRVIIKRSPDGSTRYKSFLCLSAATEKYWQPVVMLKRDSNVEELAKRMQKRKFSPHVVDARSQSNLKIPTGIMEKAHKIKCKDNMHASGKKNNGNEHEWGAIDTSIASQKKIIRRKEKGDLSEPKNSKHSDTNSLSISSCESLHNIIEANNFPDEQIELQSALVCDTVPLKSGKKYKGMLKHDKNFTEERGKDCRRIESDCQEILPNIELPQRRQSVEVFSDTKVNNASVSTPGEYNQKHFTSMCESKHNYHESSHTSSNEERPSVHYSSSRDKILRKKFEERQKAEKNSKKRHSEWTDSKSTVKKQCFWDCDYTKSASKSKQKCPDITVFSNKEPHFPIHHRGEMATPNARCSLIDQQVSLQNDELEACKSGGDCNRMGQDGGKIDCQACGIELKNFAERSSHIRQHPYHCQRCHLAFRSEGDFVNHLSLEHPQTKEQHHCLLCEKSFTTSDKHQMHLQGRFHRYVELTQRRTIHTVFTLLTGRACPGLPSLTDAEMEGLGWFPSEPGTVHFYHQATPLQMAVQGWLNCQRNKSECGIVEENKKSEFKDPSQ